GATATACCCCTCCCTTAAAGCATGCTGATCAATATATACCCCTCCTCTTCGAAACAGATGATAGCTGTGATGATCTTGTCCAACAGCTTCATCAGCATATAGGATTTAAAAAAGGGAATGAAGAGGTGATGCGTTTTCTGAAAGAGAGACAGCATTATTCCGGCACAGATGCTGCCGTTTTGCAGTCATTTTTTGACTCCTTTGAGCAGCGACCGGATTGGGTGAATGAAGAATTGCTCTGCGTTGGTGCTGAACTCAGCAGACGCCCGGGCATCAGTGCGCTGATTGTTCTTCGGGATTACTGCCTTATGGGTGGCTATGAATCTTCGGCTATTAACAAACCTCTTATCTATACCGGTGCACTCAAAAAAGGAGCTGTAAAGCGACTGACAGATACCGTGACATTCTGGGTCAATATTACCCGACCAGGCGCTTTTGATGCTGACGGAGAAGGTTTTCAAAATGTTATTCTTACCCGTATTATTCATTCTTTCTCCCGGGTCAACATTCTGCATTCTACTGACTGGGATGCGGACAAATGGGGAATGCCTGTCAACACATGGGATTTATTAGCGACCAATTTAGGGTTTTCGCTGGTCTTTATCGTTGGCTTACGCCGGATGGGGTATGCGCCCACAGCCCAGGAAGTGAAAGGATTATTTCACTTCTGGAAGTACATTGGCTACCTTATCGGCATTCCGCTTCATCTTTTGCCGGATACGGAAGAGCAAGCTATAGAAGCTCTTTATTATTGGACGATGACACAGGCTGACGGGGATGAAGATTCAAAATCCCTTGCTCTGGCACTGAAAGAAGAACCTGTAAAAGCTTTCTTTCCTCCCTCCCCTTTAGGGCGAATGCTGATGAAAGAAATACATCTTTACTACAATAACTTCTTACTTGGAAAGTACTCCTGCAAACTCCTTGGACTACGGAATACAGTATTCGGCAAGATAGCTTATCTCAATATCCTGAAAAACAAGAGACAGGAAAAGAAGATAGGCTTACCGGGCTACAGAGACCGGATGATCCGCAAAGGGAGTGAGGAGCAGGACAAAGTAAAGCAAATCTATCTGAAATATAATCACGGGTAGCAGACCTGAAGAGCACTACCCGTATGCTAATATTCTATTTTCCTTTCATAATCAGTGCTTCGTGCGCACTGCCGCGCATCCACAATAACCAATTGACACAGGATACAGCACAGATATTCAAAACCCCAAAATATACAATCCAGATCTGAAATCCGAAAAAGTAAAACATAGGGATCCAGTATCCGAATACACTCCAATAGGATGCCATGCAGATCGGACATTGGATTACGGGTTTACGAAGATATTTATTCACGACATATTCTTCATCTGTTTTGTAGCAGCGGATCAGTCCCTTATCATCCGTTTCTATGCTGATCTTATCGTCGATCGCTTTCAACGCCTGGTTGATCCTCTCCTCTGGCTCCGCTAAACTGTTTTCACAGATCAGACCATTACCGGAATTTATCAATGTATCGTCTTTCAGTTTTTGTTGCAGTTTACCGAACAGTATATTCCATTGTTCACCACCGTAATATACCTTTACTTTTCGTACACGGGTCAGGTATTTAAACAACGGATATAAGATCATTTCACTGTCTTTATCTCTTCCGTCAGGAAGAACTTCCGTCCCTCCTTTTGCAGCTATACGTACGCCAAGGATAAATAATGATTGCAGAATAACATATGCTAATGCTGCAAATACCAAAAAGAAAAGTTCATTTACTTGTATCTCCATAACAGATTTCCTTATTTTAAAATTTGTTCTTTATTTAACAATACAAAGTTCAGGATCACAGCCGGTTGTTAAAAGAGACACAGTACTGAAGAAATGGTACAAAGTACAGATTTTAGGTTGCTTGTATATGCTGCTGCCGAAACTGTGCCGGAGTGACACCAGCGTGCTTTCTGAAAAAACGACCAAAATAAGACTGATCTGAAAAACGGAGACGGGCAGCGATCTGTGCAATGGTATCATCGGATTGTACGAGATGCGATTTGGCTTCGGCCAGTAAATGCTGATAGATAAAATTACTTGCAGACTGTCCGGTGATTGCTCTGACCATATCATTAAGATAATGTGGATGAACAAAAAGCAGATCTGCATAATCGGATACCTGTCTGTAGGTTAAAAAATGAGCATGTACAAGCCGCTTGAATTTACTGACCAGCTGCTCCTGCCTCGAATGCGTCACTGTTTCTGCAGCTTGTTGTATATACATGCGTCCTACTTCCAGCAGAAGTGCATTAAGATAAAGCCGTGTAAGCAGATCATCGTTAAAGTTTTGACGGTTTGTGTATTCCTGTTTCAGCTTATCAAACAAGGGTACAAGTTGCGCCATTTCTGTTTCATGAAGAGCCACAAAAGGATCGTTATCCGGAAAAAAAAAAGGATATTCCATGAGTTTAATCTGATTTTTCAGGCAGAGTAAAAAATATTCCGAATCAAAGCTGCAATGATATCCTTCAATATCCGGAGACCAATGCTGTATTTTATGCAGCGTGTTTTCGGGAATAAAAAACAACGTTCCTGCTTCAAAAGTATAGGTTTTATATCCAATTGTTTCGGTAGCGCTGCCTTTAGTAATCAGAATCATGCTGTAAAAACCTTTTCTTGTGCTGTGAAATGGAACATTACGCTGACAGGATTTAATCATTTCCAGCGGTACAATGGAAAGAAAATTCTGGAAAACGGTATGTTTTACTGATCCGCAAACTTCGCATATATCTATACTGTTATTATGCAATTGATGTGCTGCAGCAAAGTTCTTCCCATCAGCATTTTTATTTTTTTGTATTACCTCCATATCTGCATCCGTTAAATAGCATACAAAAGTAACAATCACCAACATTAAAAGCAATTTAGTTGCTTTTAATAACTATCAGATCATCAATCTTTACTTCTTACAGACTATCCGGTCCTGCATATTCTGTGCGATATTCCGGAAAACAAAGTCTGCGAAGTCCCAGAGCACTTTTATACATAAAAATTATCTCGCACAGATTGAGCACATTAGTATTAAAAGCAATATATTTTTGATAAATAAATTTTGCAATTCCGTTTTTCTCTCTATATTTGCATCACCAAAACGGAAAGAGCTACTGCTCGGAACGTTACAAGCGAAAGTAGCTCAGTTGGTAGAGCACAACCTTGCCAAGGTTGGGGTCGCGAGTTCGAATCTCGTCTTTCGCTCCACAATATCACCTGCCTAGGTGGTGGAACTGGTAGACACGCAGGACTTAAAATCCTGTTCCCGTTAAGGGAGTGCGGGTTCGATTCCCGCCCTAGGTACAAGAAAGCTCATCTAACGATGGGCTTTTCTTGTTTATGATCAGGTATTACAGTTGTAGCGAAAATTCGCAAGGTTTATTCAAAATACATAGAAAAGTTCTTTTACTATGTCTATATATAACTTGTAGCCTTCCTTCTATCTAAAAAATCAAAATTTTTCAGATTTTATCACTTCAATTGCTTTATTCAGATACAGGGATTTCGCTTTTTTTACAGCCAGCAGCCACTCGTTATATGTTTTGATTTCTTTTAGGTTTAATTGTTGGGCCAGGTCAATTTCTAAAGGAATATCAGGTTTTATTCCTTCTTTGATTTTATATATTTTGCCCGTCCTGTCCTGAAGGACTGCAACAGTCAAATTTATCTGGAAATTTTCACCAAGGATATAGGGGTAGTTTGATGAGGTATTTCCTGAGGTCGTCTGACCAACAATTCTTACGTTCTTTTGTCCCTTAAAATGAGCAACCAGGAATTCCGAGGCACTGATTGTTAATCCACTTGTAAGAACAATAATCGGAACACGATTATTCTTGATAGCAATGGCTGGATTTTGCTCATATTGGAGATCAAATAATTTAAGTGTTTCTTGTTCTTTTTTTGAAAGATTATTTAGTTTTGTAGGAACCCTCTCTTCTTTACCTTTATTATCTATGTTAGAATAGGTATAATCGGTATCGATTAAATTGGCAAGATGCCAGATCATCGGAAATACACTTCCACCGCTATTATTTTCTGTTAAATCAATTATCCAGGCCTTAGGGTTCAATCGATCCAATGTCTGAATTTGCTGTTTTATAGTATCAATGTATTTCCTTTGCTCATAAAAAACATCTGGAAGTTTAATATAGCCATAATTTCCTTCCAACAGACTACTTGAAAAGACTTTTTCGGGTAGTCCGGCTTCTTGATCCGTAGTTTTAGCGAGCTTCTCAAACAGGTTTGATTCTGATTCGTTACCACTAACATTTTCATCAAAAAACAGTGATGAATGTGCATCATTCAAACTTTTTAGAATCTTTTCGAATATGGGTTTTAATTTACTTAATTCAGTTATATTTTTTGTTTCCTCTAATATTACCGGCCGTAGAGAATCCCAATTCACTGTATTGTTCATATAGGACTTGTTTTCAACAGTATCTAAAAACGACACAACCAATGACTGGATTTCTGATTGTTGTGCCTGGACAGGTAAGTGAAACAGCGAAGCAAAAAGAAAAAGAAAGTGAATACTGAATTTTGAAATACGCATTGTGATAGAATCTTGTTATTGTACTAATATATAAATTAGACATCGATTTTTAGACCTATCCTATTTTTTTGCCAATAAAACACATTCCCGTGGAAGTTCCATCTAACATCTCATATCAATCTAAACGTCGTAAATTAATCTATGTAACCCTCCAGTTTTTATTCTTTTTCTAAATTCTGGATCAGGTTACAGTTCGTTAACCTGACTAATTTTGATTCGACAATAACGTCATCATTTTCTAATTCATTTTACTATGAACAAATCAATTTTTTATCATGCCGGCTGTCCGGTTTGTGTGAGTGCAGAACAAGACATCATTAATCTTATCGGTGAAACTAATGTTGAAGTTGTAAATATCGGAGAAGACAGAACCCGAATCCCGGAAGCCGAAAAAGCAGGCATTCAGTCCGTACCCGCGTTGGTGACACCTAACGGAAATGTTTTGCATATCAATTTCGGTGCATCTCTTGAAGATGTAAAAGGTTAAATCTTATTAAAGCTGCAGAGCCATTCATGCTTTGCAGCTTTAATAATAGAATTCACAATCAGTCAGAGATAGCAAAAGTAGATACAACTAATCAGCAATTTAGGATTGCTGATTTCTCACAGGATCAGCCTGTGAGCCAAATAAAATCTAACAGGTCTTTAAATAGCGTTGAGCTCTTCCCTGGAAGAAAATAATATTTATGTGTATACGAGACTTGTTCTTCAGGAAAACGCCTCAGGATTTCCTTATCATACTCAAAAATGAACTTACCATTATAACCACTAACGTCATTTAACTCTACAAAGTGTCCCCAATAGGTAGGTTTCCCTTTATAAAGATTTATTGTGAAATGAATAGGCTCTATTTCTCCCATATCATAACCGATTTTTTCGGAGTCCTCATTTTCTAAGGTTAAAACAATTACATTCTCCTTTTTTATTAAAAATTCGATAAGTAATAAGATAACAAAACACAATAAAAAAGATATAAATAGATAAAGCAACACATCAATACTAAAACTCAGCTTTGATACTGTTTTTATAAAATAAAGTTTCAGTAAAAATACATCAAAGATTAATAACAGGTAAAACGGTTGTAAATAAAGACTTTACAGCCGTTTTATGATTTTTTGGTAATGAGGTAAAAAGCAGTAAAAAGCGAGGTTTGGCAAAAGTAAGGTTACTAAAACGTTACTTTTAAACATTAAAAACAATCGTTTTAAAATACTGTATTTCAGCTTTCTGCATAGTTTTTCATATTGTTCCGTAGCTCACATAGGTTTAATTTTATCATTAAGAATTGTGAGTATGGAAACGACAAAAAAATCAACGTTTAAGGTATTGTTTTACCTTAAAAAGAACGCCCCAAAGAAAAACGGAAAAGTTACTGTTATGTGCAGGATTACCGTAAACGGCAAACAGTCTGCATTCAGTACAAAGCTGGATATTTCCGCAACAAATTGGGATTTGAAGTACGGCAGGGTTTTAGGTAAAAGCCGAGAAGCCCAAGCCACGAACAGCAAACTTGACAAAATTCGTTCGGGTATTGAGGAATGCTATTCCAAAATCCTGAAGAACGAGGGGGCTGTAAACAGTGCTAAACTTAAAAATGCCGTTCTTGGTATGGAAAGCGGAGAACTGACCTTTTTCAAATTTTATGACCAGTTCCTATCCGACTATGAGAAAAAGGTTAATAGTGGACTTCGGGTAAATGGCACACGCAGTAAATACAAAATACTTTTGAAACATCTTCGAAATTTTGCCTTTGCAAAATACGGTTATTCCGATGTGTCTTTTAACGACCTTACTCCTGATTTTGTGCAGGACTTTGATTACTACCTTCGTGACGACCAAAGCCTAACACACAACACCATTTGGCTGTATATGATTGGGTTTACTACACTTTGCCGATTGGCAATGAGCAGAAAGCATCTTGCTTTTAATCCGTTCAGCGAGTACAAGAATACCAAAAAGGATAAAGACCGTGGTTATCTATTGCGTAATGAATTGGAACAGCTCGTAACGTTCAACTGTGATAAAAAGAAAGACGAATTGGTTAAGGATTTATTTGTTTTCAGTTGCTTTACAGGTCTTTCCTATTCAGATATGAAAGGGCTTAGAAACAGTAATATTCAAGACTTTTTTGATGGCAATCAGTGGATAATCGTACGCAGAAAGAAAACGGCAACATCATCCAATGTAATGCTGTTGGATATTCCAAAAATGATTATCGAAAAATATGCAGGACTGTCAAAGGACGGAAAGGTTTTTCCTGTCCCCTCAAATACGGTCTGCAATGACAGCTTGAAAAGAATATCCAAACAAATTGAGTGTCTTAAAGAGAAGAAAGTAACCTTTCATTTGGCACGCCATACCTTTGCCACACTATTTTTAAGTGAGGGTGTTCCATTGGAGAGTTTGAGTAAAATGTTGGGGCATAAAAACATTGCCACTACGCAGATTTACGCCAAAATACTCAACGAGAAAGTCGGAAAGGATATGCAAAAGGTATCGCATAAATTTAAAGGAATGGAACAGTCTTTTGTTTCTCAACTATGAAGTCTATAAAAGTAATCAAAGAAAGTCAATGTTATTATACGTTGGCTTTTTTTGTATTTTAGCAATTGGTAGAAACAATGACAAAAAATAGAATAATGAAAAAACTTATCCTACTTATAATTTCAGCAACACTTTTATTGAGTTGTAACCAAAATAAAAAGGAAGAAGAACAATCATCCAAAAAAGAAAAAGTAAATGATGTTGAGGATAAGTCTGTATCATTATCTATAGAGCCAAATGTTTTTAAACTTTCAGAAATCCCAGATACTATAAAGGTTACAATAATAAACAATACAAATGATACTATCACTACAGGGTTGCATTATCAGATTGAAAATTACGAGAAAAACGAATGGAAAGACATTTCGCCAAAGGGTATTGCGTTTAACGACCTTGGTTGGCGACTAAAACCAACCGATACAGAGAGTTTTGAAAAGAAATTATATAAAGACCAAATCAGTTATAAAGTAGGCAAATACAGAATTGTCAAATATTATCTGAACTCCGACTATCAAAAGACAAGGGAAAATAATAATGTTTACGGAGAGTTTGAGATTAAGTAGAATATAAACAACACAGCCCACCGCATTTAAGCAGTGGGCTGTTTTTTTAATTGACCGATATGGTTAAGTTTCAAAGCATTCATTTAATCAGCTAACGCTGATAGTTATCTTCCAATACCTTGACAATATCGCTTTCACGAAACAAGATTTTCCGTTCGAGCTTGATAAAAGGTATCAGTCCGTCATCCCTGTATTGTTGCAATGTCCGTTTGCTGATGTGTAACATCTCGCAAACCTGTTCGCCTGACAGATAGATTTCCCCTTTTAGTAATGGGTGGAAATATTCTCTGATATACAACAGTTCATTTTTGATGCCTACCACAGCTTCGAGCAGGGCAAGCATATCTTCGTTTGAATCTCCAATCTGTTTCATTTCTTTTGCTTTTTTAATGGTCGCTCTCCCTGCATAAGTAACTCCACTTCTGATAATCTGAAATACGTTTTCCGATTGATCTGCGTTGCTCCAAGAATGCCTTTTGCCCTATACGTCTGCAACGTTCTTTTGCTGATATTGAGCAGTTGGCAGGCTTCCTGTTGGTCGAGCCATTTCGTTGCCTGTTGCAATGCCTTGTAAGGCGTAGTGATTTTCTTAATCAATAAAGAAACTTCCTTTACTTCTCTGTGCAATGCTTTTAAAATCTGAATGTCCAAAACTGTTATTTCCATATCCGCATCATTTAATCCTCAAAAGTAAAAGCAACTTATAAAGGTTGCTCCAATGTTGTAGTCAGAAGTAGCATTTGGCGTTTAGTTGCCAAATACTCGGTTATAATCCCAACTTTGGTTTTTGGTTTTTTGGGCGAGCCTGTTGTATTTTGTTTGAATTGTCCATTTTTAAAGCAGGCTTTTTATTGGTCTGTACGTTCTGATTGTTTTCAGCATTTTTATAACCCGAACGCATAACCGTTTTGGTAGCGCCTATGATGCTTTCAGGTTCGGCAGTCTGTTTTTTTTGTTCAGCACGCTTGCCCCCGAACAGCCTGCCCAGACCTAAACCCTTTGTGTCTGTGAATTGGCGTTTAAAGTTGGCTATGAAATTGGAAATGGGGTCGCTGCCCTTATCGACCTGAATAAAAGGTATATTCTTTTTTTTCTCAGATTCTTCTTTTTCTTTACGCTCTTTGTCGGTTGTTATTTTTTGTGCCATAGGTTCAAAATTTCCCCCAATGTAAACCATAAAAGAATGCTTCATTTGCCTTTGGCTTTTAGTGGCAGTCTTTGGCGTTCAATTGCCAAATGCTTTGATATAAATTCATCTACGGTTAAGATATTTTGTAGTTTTGTATTAAAGAATAGGCAATGAAAGTCAATAAAACCGAAATATTAAATAATATCTGTTACACCGAACTTGTATATGGCAGAATAAATAAAAAGCTACGAGTAGACTATTCAAAATCTGAAATTGAAAAATTGATTTTTAATGCCATAAGCGAAACGGCAGAAAAATTCATTCAGAAAATCGGTAAAAATTATTATATAACAAACACTTACAAAAATATTAGGATTACAATCAACACATACACACACAGGGTTATCACTGTTGACAGAATTACAAAATAACAACTGCTTTAACCACAATTAATATAAGTTAAGCAAAGTATAAATCAACTTCCAAAAAAAGAATAAAAAGGCAGTAAAGATAAGGCAGACAGCCACCGCACCACCCAACCAAAAGCTTACGGCATAATGGCAGGGCAAATATGGTGGCTTCGCCGAGTTTGTTGTGTTGCCCTGCCACCCTTCGGGACTTATTCCGTTTCCTTTTGGTTTTTTCGCCTGTCCGCCTTGTTAAAATGGCTTTCTTTTTTTTCTTTTTTTTTGTTTTGGAAAATATTTTTTGATAGGGAGTTTCAGTACTATAATTAGCAGATGCAGGATACCCCTTGTATCTATAGGTTAGGGATAGCCCGATTTCTTTTTCTTGACAAGTTGCAGAGCAAGAAAAAGAAGCAAAAAGAACTCCGCTATTGGGGTTGGAACTGTTAAGCTAAAGCCGTTGGATGACAAAAAAAGATAGGCTGATTTCTCAGCCTATCCATCTATAAGATAATAAAAATTGTTGTTGTAACTTATATCCAATGGTAAGGCTTGTCCTTACGGTTCAGATAGCAGTACATTTCTTCCTTTTTAAGTTCTGGGAAGAACCTCAATGCCCTATCAATTGCATAGTTGGGTAAGAAGTAAATTTCGTCACGGATTGCTTTGATAACCCTGCTATGACCATAGAAACGGACAAGCTCATCAATTTCATTTTGACCGCCACGTTCTATGATACGGGCTATAATAGTCTTGTAGGCTTTCTTAAAGTCCATTGCTTCGATGTCGAAATCCCAAAAAAACACTCGGTCAAGATTTGGAATGTCGTTATTTTTTTCTCTTAATTCCATATAGTAAAGATACGATTTTTTTAGTTGTTCACTGATTTTTCAACGCCTAAAGCCTCTACCTTTTTTCGGCAGATCGGGTATTTGTCCAAATTTTAAAGACGGATTAAGAACCGCCTTGTTTAAGCGTTCATTAATTTTTTCCATATCGGTCTCTTTACCTTTTAACAACTTAACTTTTGCTTCGTGGTCGATATTCTTGTGATACAATAAGGCGTATGTAGCCATTGCAGGATTACCACCATATTTATTTTGATATGCTTCTAAATAGGTTCTAAGCGGATGGTGTTCTAATAGAAAATGCATATCTATAAAATCCTTAATCCGTGTACCATTTTGGAATATGGCGTGGAGTTTCATTGCCCCTATGTCCTCTAAGGATGCTAATCGTATCCCATCTTTTGTTTCAATTGGCTTTTGCCATGGATATTGATGCGAAAGAATATCAACTTTAATCTTATCTATATCAAGTAAGATTGTATTATTAAACATATCGTTTATCAATACCCGAGGATATTGAGTGACTAAATGTTTTAATAGCTTCTGTTCATCAAAGCCTTTGGTTGTAAAAAGGTCAATATCAATACTCAATCGGTGACCAATCTGTAGACTTAATGCAGTTCCCCCTACAAGGTTAAAATCTTTCAGCATTTCATCTTTCATTAGTGCATGGAGAAGTTTCCACATCTCACTGCTGACTGTTTCTTTGTGTAGCATGATTTTTCGTTTTTCGGGAATTTAATCCCGAAAACGAAGCCTTTGCCCAAAGTGGTAGTCAGTGGCATTGTTTGGCGTTCATGGGCACAATGAGGGATGAATATCCAAAAGATTATATGGCTCTTTGCCTACACAAACCGTTATCAGAACAACGGCTTGTGCTTATCGTTATAGATTTCCTTAATCAGCTCTCCGAACTCCTGAAAGTGGAATTCGATAATATTATCCAGATAAGCATAAATTGTCAGCTTGTCAATTCCCATAATGTTGGTAAGCCTGTTAAATGTTTCGTGATGTTCCTGCCGTACATAGACCGATTTGCCTTTGCTTGCATTTCTTTTAGGGATTCTAAAGAACGTTACGCAATAATCCTCTTTCGTCAGCTTCTTTGGTTTTGAAACGGTTCTTTTGGTATCGCCTGCAATCGGTTTTGTATCTTCTGGTTCTACAGATTTTTCGCCTGTTTCAATTGCAGTAAGCTCATCACTATGCGGTAAAGTGTTCTGCTCTTGTTCAGGTTCTTTCTTTTCATCAGTTAGGAAATTTTCAATAGAAAAACTCTCTTTTTCGGGTTGCTGATTTTTGTTTTCTTCGTGTATCATATCTCTTAATTTTAATATTATATCCAATTAGCTGTTTGGTTGGTTAAGTAGTCAGCTGTATGTTCTGTACCAATGTAACAACCTATCTACCTATGCACTTGCATACCCTTAATTAGCTGTTTCGCTAACTGAAAAATATGCAATTAGCCAGCAACCACGTATGTTGATTTGTTATCAGTCACCCTCATTTGCAATCAGGATTTATGCTGATTGGTTACATCGTTAACGATACAAGTAACCAGCTGGCTAAACATATACAAAGGACGCAAAAGCAGTCCCAATCTTAATCAGGGTGGCAGTCAGTGGCACAATTTGGCGTTCATTGTCATTGTTGTAAATAACTATTATTCAAATAGTCTTACCGAAATTTGTAATGGAAGCTATGGGTTTTTCCTGCTAACTACAATCCGTTGGCAAAACGGATTTTTCTGAACCCTTGTTCAGAGCAAGTTATCTCTTGAGGTCCTCGAAATAAATTCCCGTACCTCAAGAGCACTTGCCCTTGCAGGGGGCTGGAAACGGCTCCAAAGTCGCTCGTTTGTTTAAAAATTAAAATGGATTATTATGGAAGAGAAAAACAGAAAACAGATTAGGAAAACAGGACGAAAACCAAAGATTGACCCTGCGGTTCATCGATATTCCATCAATTTGAATGCGGAGGATAATGCCAAATTTCTTGCCCTCTTTGACCAGTCAAGAATGAAAGCACTTGCTCATTTTATTACAGCCTGTATCTTTCAAAAGACGGTAAAGACCGTGAAAATGGATATGGATGCAATAGAATATCACGAAAAGTTGACGCGATTTTTTAGTCAGTTCCGATCAATCGGAACAAATTACAATCAGATTGTGAAGATATTGTACCGTAATTTTTCCGAGAAAAAAGCAGGAACTTACCTTTTTAGATTGGAAAAGGAAACCATCGAATTGGTACAAGTTACTAAAGAAGTTATCCGTTTGACACAGGAATTTGAAAAGAAATATCTGAATAAAGAGTGAAATTATGATTGCAAAAATCGGAAAGGGAAGTAATATGTACGGAGCGATTTTGTACAATCAACAAAAAGTGGATAAGGAAAACGGAGCGGTTTTATTGCTGAACAAGATACCCGACACGGTGGACGGTAAGTATTCCGTTGCCTATTTTAATAAATGCTTTGAACCATATCTGTCTGCTAATATCAAAACGGAAAAGACGGTACGGCATATATCGCTGAACCCAGATCCTTCGGATAAAATCAGCGATGAGCAGTTTACGGATATGGCTCAGGAATATATGGAACGTATGGGCTACGGCAATCAGCCGTATATCGTGTTCAAACATACAGACATAGACCGCACGCATATCCATATCGTTTCTACCTGCGTGGGAATTGACGGCAAGAAAATCCCCGATGATTACGACCACCCACGCTCAATGGCTATCTGTCGGGATTTGGAAACTAAATATAACCTAAACAAAGCCATCGAGCAGGAGCAGAAACAAGTCAACAAAATTTTCAAGCCTATAAATCATAAAAATGGCGACATCAAAAGTCAGATTGCTTCGGTAGTTCGCCATTTGCCAAAGAATTACAGCTTTTCGACTATGGGTAATTACAATGCTTTGCTTTCTCTGTTCAACATCACAGCAGAAGAAGTCAAAGGCGAACGGAACGGACAACCTGTAAACGGATTGGTCTATTTAGCTTTGGATGAGAACGGCAATAAGGCAAGCAATCCTTTTAAAGCATCACTTTTCGGAAAAGATGCAGGCGTTGCACAACTGCAAAAACACTTCGAGAAATCCAAAGAGAAAATGAAAACCACGCCTGTAAGGGCAGTTCTGAAAAATACGGTGGAGCTTGCCATACACACTACTAGCAACGAAATGGAGTTTAGAAAACAACTTACAGAACAAGGAATTAATACGATTACCCGCAGAAACAGTGAAGGACGAATTTACGGTATGACCTTTATAGACTACGAAAGCCGTAGCGTTTGGAACGGCTCACAATTAGACAGAAATTTGTCGGCAAACGTATTTAATGATTGGTGGAATAACGGAAATAAACCCGAATTAAAGATACAAGATAACACCATTTCTAAAGGAAAT
The Sphingobacterium spiritivorum genome window above contains:
- a CDS encoding AraC family transcriptional regulator, which translates into the protein MEVIQKNKNADGKNFAAAHQLHNNSIDICEVCGSVKHTVFQNFLSIVPLEMIKSCQRNVPFHSTRKGFYSMILITKGSATETIGYKTYTFEAGTLFFIPENTLHKIQHWSPDIEGYHCSFDSEYFLLCLKNQIKLMEYPFFFPDNDPFVALHETEMAQLVPLFDKLKQEYTNRQNFNDDLLTRLYLNALLLEVGRMYIQQAAETVTHSRQEQLVSKFKRLVHAHFLTYRQVSDYADLLFVHPHYLNDMVRAITGQSASNFIYQHLLAEAKSHLVQSDDTIAQIAARLRFSDQSYFGRFFRKHAGVTPAQFRQQHIQAT
- a CDS encoding thioredoxin family protein, with amino-acid sequence MNKSIFYHAGCPVCVSAEQDIINLIGETNVEVVNIGEDRTRIPEAEKAGIQSVPALVTPNGNVLHINFGASLEDVKG
- a CDS encoding helix-turn-helix domain-containing protein is translated as MKQIGDSNEDMLALLEAVVGIKNELLYIREYFHPLLKGEIYLSGEQVCEMLHISKRTLQQYRDDGLIPFIKLERKILFRESDIVKVLEDNYQR
- a CDS encoding transposase, which codes for MEIQVNELFFLVFAALAYVILQSLFILGVRIAAKGGTEVLPDGRDKDSEMILYPLFKYLTRVRKVKVYYGGEQWNILFGKLQQKLKDDTLINSGNGLICENSLAEPEERINQALKAIDDKISIETDDKGLIRCYKTDEEYVVNKYLRKPVIQCPICMASYWSVFGYWIPMFYFFGFQIWIVYFGVLNICAVSCVNWLLWMRGSAHEALIMKGK
- a CDS encoding oxygenase MpaB family protein — its product is MGGYESSAINKPLIYTGALKKGAVKRLTDTVTFWVNITRPGAFDADGEGFQNVILTRIIHSFSRVNILHSTDWDADKWGMPVNTWDLLATNLGFSLVFIVGLRRMGYAPTAQEVKGLFHFWKYIGYLIGIPLHLLPDTEEQAIEALYYWTMTQADGDEDSKSLALALKEEPVKAFFPPSPLGRMLMKEIHLYYNNFLLGKYSCKLLGLRNTVFGKIAYLNILKNKRQEKKIGLPGYRDRMIRKGSEEQDKVKQIYLKYNHG
- a CDS encoding S41 family peptidase, yielding MRISKFSIHFLFLFASLFHLPVQAQQSEIQSLVVSFLDTVENKSYMNNTVNWDSLRPVILEETKNITELSKLKPIFEKILKSLNDAHSSLFFDENVSGNESESNLFEKLAKTTDQEAGLPEKVFSSSLLEGNYGYIKLPDVFYEQRKYIDTIKQQIQTLDRLNPKAWIIDLTENNSGGSVFPMIWHLANLIDTDYTYSNIDNKGKEERVPTKLNNLSKKEQETLKLFDLQYEQNPAIAIKNNRVPIIVLTSGLTISASEFLVAHFKGQKNVRIVGQTTSGNTSSNYPYILGENFQINLTVAVLQDRTGKIYKIKEGIKPDIPLEIDLAQQLNLKEIKTYNEWLLAVKKAKSLYLNKAIEVIKSEKF
- a CDS encoding helix-turn-helix domain-containing protein, which codes for MEITVLDIQILKALHREVKEVSLLIKKITTPYKALQQATKWLDQQEACQLLNISKRTLQTYRAKGILGATQINRKTYFRLSEVELLMQGERPLKKQKK
- a CDS encoding site-specific integrase, with the protein product METTKKSTFKVLFYLKKNAPKKNGKVTVMCRITVNGKQSAFSTKLDISATNWDLKYGRVLGKSREAQATNSKLDKIRSGIEECYSKILKNEGAVNSAKLKNAVLGMESGELTFFKFYDQFLSDYEKKVNSGLRVNGTRSKYKILLKHLRNFAFAKYGYSDVSFNDLTPDFVQDFDYYLRDDQSLTHNTIWLYMIGFTTLCRLAMSRKHLAFNPFSEYKNTKKDKDRGYLLRNELEQLVTFNCDKKKDELVKDLFVFSCFTGLSYSDMKGLRNSNIQDFFDGNQWIIVRRKKTATSSNVMLLDIPKMIIEKYAGLSKDGKVFPVPSNTVCNDSLKRISKQIECLKEKKVTFHLARHTFATLFLSEGVPLESLSKMLGHKNIATTQIYAKILNEKVGKDMQKVSHKFKGMEQSFVSQL
- a CDS encoding immunoglobulin-like domain-containing protein, yielding MKKLILLIISATLLLSCNQNKKEEEQSSKKEKVNDVEDKSVSLSIEPNVFKLSEIPDTIKVTIINNTNDTITTGLHYQIENYEKNEWKDISPKGIAFNDLGWRLKPTDTESFEKKLYKDQISYKVGKYRIVKYYLNSDYQKTRENNNVYGEFEIK